The Pantanalinema sp. genome contains a region encoding:
- a CDS encoding HAMP domain-containing sensor histidine kinase gives MEETRSTGDIAPAVSARITPEDAQYQDVVQRLFTRPEAPGQDMRQPEDRDPFNFNLIANVSHELRTPLSTIAGFGSILDDDSIGSLNPLQRDCVRKILEGSETMLRVVSDLLVFSQLEADAYVLHRTMVAPVETVQAALMAMQPVLDAKHQRLEVKLDLPLPSLYADGDRLVQILSNLLDNASRFTPSGGQIALRCGKEGNDLVIEVTDHGIGMADEHLERIFDRYYQIRDQRAKRTGGTGLGLAIVKRLVELHGGAIAVESAPDRGSRFIVNLPVKRP, from the coding sequence GTGGAAGAGACCCGCAGCACCGGCGACATCGCGCCGGCCGTCAGCGCTCGCATCACCCCGGAGGACGCGCAGTACCAGGACGTGGTGCAGCGCCTGTTCACCAGGCCCGAGGCGCCGGGCCAGGACATGCGCCAGCCCGAGGATCGAGACCCGTTCAACTTCAACCTGATCGCCAACGTGAGCCACGAGCTGCGCACGCCGCTGTCGACCATCGCCGGCTTCGGGTCCATCCTCGACGACGACAGCATCGGGTCCCTGAACCCCTTGCAGCGCGACTGCGTCCGCAAGATCCTCGAGGGCAGCGAGACCATGCTGCGGGTCGTCTCGGACCTGCTCGTGTTCTCCCAGCTCGAGGCCGACGCGTACGTCCTCCACCGGACCATGGTCGCCCCGGTCGAGACGGTCCAGGCCGCCCTCATGGCCATGCAGCCCGTCCTCGACGCCAAGCACCAGCGCCTCGAGGTCAAGCTCGACCTGCCGCTCCCTTCGCTCTACGCCGACGGCGATCGCCTGGTGCAGATCCTGAGCAACCTGCTCGACAACGCCTCGCGCTTCACCCCGTCGGGCGGCCAGATCGCCCTGCGCTGCGGCAAGGAGGGCAACGACCTGGTGATCGAGGTGACGGACCACGGCATCGGGATGGCCGACGAGCACCTGGAGCGGATCTTCGACCGCTACTACCAGATCCGCGACCAGCGCGCCAAGCGCACGGGCGGCACCGGCCTGGGCCTGGCCATCGTCAAGCGCCTGGTCGAGCTCCACGGCGGGGCGATCGCGGTCGAGAGCGCCCCGGACCGGGGCAGCCGCTTCATCGTGAATCTGCCCGTGAAGCGACCGTAA
- a CDS encoding RES family NAD+ phosphorylase codes for MIYRIFNAKRSPVDFRPKGPSDRFDHHRGPGLALGFEPRGCDAARDPERRVLYAGIDLTCCLVERFRETRVIQGGTNALAKLRVTRSLKLLDLRGMGTLRNGVTAEIAKEPDRLATQAWSRYFVGSGIYGNLDGIVWPSRVVDLDTFVFFESADGAFEVLRTIRLNDPLLRAPIDALVSRTAFVRETNFY; via the coding sequence GTGATTTACCGGATCTTCAACGCCAAGCGATCGCCGGTGGACTTTCGACCGAAAGGCCCCAGCGATCGCTTTGATCACCACCGTGGCCCCGGTCTTGCGCTCGGATTTGAGCCCCGGGGATGCGATGCCGCGCGCGATCCGGAACGTCGCGTGCTCTACGCGGGGATCGACCTGACTTGTTGCTTGGTAGAGCGCTTTCGGGAGACCAGGGTCATCCAAGGCGGCACCAATGCGCTTGCCAAGCTTCGGGTGACGCGGTCCCTCAAGCTGCTCGACTTGCGCGGCATGGGGACGCTCCGGAACGGGGTGACAGCCGAGATTGCCAAGGAGCCGGACCGGCTGGCGACCCAGGCATGGTCGCGCTACTTCGTGGGTTCAGGCATCTACGGCAACTTGGATGGCATCGTCTGGCCAAGCCGGGTGGTGGACCTGGACACCTTCGTGTTCTTCGAATCCGCCGATGGCGCATTCGAGGTTCTCAGGACGATCCGCCTGAACGACCCGCTCTTACGAGCGCCGATCGATGCGCTCGTCTCCCGAACCGCCTTCGTCCGGGAAACGAATTTCTACTGA